One Glutamicibacter halophytocola DNA segment encodes these proteins:
- a CDS encoding helix-turn-helix domain-containing protein, producing MPSDKLVQSRARALSSPLRLRILRLCLHESRTNKEIADILDLNPATSLHHVRTLVNNGYLAPEEARRGNRGAKEVPYRSTKQSWGTRIPDAAPMLVDTFLQEIEGLDPQEIQIIRVGLKLSEESRQEMMSRLRSVIEDYAMREPEEDGVATSLFLAHHLDITGNKSS from the coding sequence ATGCCTTCTGACAAACTTGTCCAATCGCGAGCACGTGCACTCAGCTCACCGCTGAGGCTTCGTATCCTGCGCTTGTGCCTCCACGAGTCACGAACGAATAAGGAAATCGCGGACATTCTTGATCTGAATCCGGCCACGTCGCTGCACCATGTCCGGACCTTGGTGAATAACGGCTACCTCGCCCCGGAAGAGGCCCGGCGCGGCAATCGTGGCGCCAAGGAAGTTCCCTACCGGAGCACCAAGCAGTCGTGGGGAACGCGCATCCCAGACGCTGCTCCCATGCTTGTCGATACCTTCCTGCAGGAAATCGAGGGACTGGATCCCCAAGAAATCCAGATCATCCGCGTGGGCCTGAAGCTCAGCGAAGAGTCCCGTCAGGAAATGATGTCGCGGCTGCGTTCGGTTATTGAAGACTACGCGATGCGTGAGCCCGAAGAAGATGGCGTGGCAACCTCGCTCTTCTTGGCCCACCACCTGGACATCACCGGCAATAAGAGCAGCTAG